CAGCTCGTAGCCGATCACGACCACGTTCTGCGCGCCCGGCGCGGCGTCCGCTTCGACGAGCGGCCGGCCGAGCAGCGGCGGCACACGCGTGAGCGGGAACGCGACCGGGCTGATCTCCGCCACGTCGACCGGCTCGGAACGGCCGTCCGGGGTGATCAGGTTCCGCTCGATCGCGCGATACGCGCCGAGCTGCTCGATCGATTCGAGCTCGTCACGCCATACCAGGAAGTCGTGCACGGAGCGCCGCTCGATCGTGCTCTCTGCCACGTCCAGGTTCTCGAGCCGCACGATCCGTTCGCCGCCGGGAAGCGGCAGCCTCGGGTCACGCATCTCCCACGAGAACTCGAATATGCCGACACTGAGTGCGATCGCCGCCGCGAGCGTGATGCCGCCGATGATCGACAGGCCGGGATACTTGAGCAGCATGCGGCCGCCCAGCTTCCAGTCGAGCCAGGACGCGCGGAGGTCGGCGAGGCGAGTGCCGGGGCGCTCGTCGCGGGCGTGCTCGCGGAAGCGGTCGACGCCGCCGAAGTCGCGCATCGCGGCGCGCCGCGCTTCGGTCGGCGACATGCCGTTGGCGACGTTGCGCTGCGTCTCGCGCTCGATGTGGAACTGCATCTCCTCGGCGACGGCGTCGTGCTCGCGGCGGGCGTCGAGGAACTCGCGGAATCGGCTCAGCAGGGACATGGGCTACACCCGGTCCAGCGTGCGCGTGACGGGATCCAGCTTCAACGGCATGGTCGCCCCCTGTTCCACTCGGTTATCGACTGGAAGAAGGCGCGGCTCCTCTCGGTTATCAACTGGAGTGGGATGGGCGGCCGCGGTCGTGCCGCGGGGGCGGGACCTGCGGGGATGGTGTCCCGGCTGCATCCAGCAGACGCGCGCCAGCCAGCGCGCCGCTCACAGGTTTTCCTGGATGAACTTCGGGCTCAGGTGAACGTCGAGCTGCACCAGTGGCGCCTCAATGCAGCGGAAGCTGTGAACCTCGCCCGCCTTGATGACCAGGATGTCGCCCGCGCCGGCCTCGAACTCCACGCCTTCGACCACCCAGGCGCCGCGACCCTGCTGGATGAACTGGATCTCGTCGTATGGATGGCGGTGAGGGCCGGGACCGCTGCCGAGCTCGCCGTGGAAGAGAAAGGCGGACATTGCAACGTTGCCATTGTCGGCGCCGACGAAGTTGTGCGAGCTGCCGCGGAGGGGCAGGTCCGACTGGTGGATTCTGTGCATGGGTTGACCGATGATGTGGGCGACGGGGTTCGGGAAAGGCACCCGGCCGACGACGTGAACGTGGCCCCACATGCCTTTCTTTGCGAAGTGGGGTCGTGATCTCACGATAATGCGTGGTCAAGTCGACCCCGCGCCGCGCAGCCAGAGCGCGTGGGGCAGGGTTTACGGCTCATCCGGGGGCGAACCGACCCCGGAGCCGTTTTCAGCCGGCGTGGGGCACACTTGACGGTCGCCACGGTCGCCACGGTCGCTACGGTCGCTGCACCTTCGCGCCGGCGCGTTGTCCCGGACAGGAAGCGCTGAACGCGCATGGGCCGGCGGATAGAACAGGGCGGCTGCCGCATCGTCGCGGCAGCCGCCCGCCTGAAGGCCACAGGATGCCTCACGGCACCGGGCGGGCAGAACGCGCTACGGCATCCTGCGCGCCGCGAACTCGCCGCCGCCCTGGTGCAGCGTGAACCCCGTTGCCACACCGTCCGTGACAGCGAACTCCAGCTCGATGCCACTGCCCGGCGGTCCCGCGAAGCGGTGACCACCCTGGTAGTACAGCGGCATCGTGCCCTGCCCCGTCGCCTGCGCCATCAGCCGCTCGCCCTGCTCATAGATCGTCACCTGCAGCGGCAGCGCGGGCGCGAGGTCGTAGCTGCCCACGTACTGCGCGCGCTGCTCCGCCGGCAGTGGCTGCTCCTCGACGCGCGGCGGCTCGCGGGCCGGCAATCCCAGCACTGCGCGCGCGATGTCCGACTGCACGCGGCCGGTGCTGGTCGGGCCGTTCGCCAGCACGGCGATCGTCAGGTCCTCGTCCGGATAGTACGACAGGTACGCGCTGAAGCCGTTGATGCCGCCGCTGTGGCCTACCATGCGGTGACCCTCCAGCTCGCCCGGGGCAAGGCCATAGCCGTATTCGACAGTGCTGTCGTTGGACAGGCGCGTGGCCGTCGTCATGCGCCGGTAAGACTCGGCGCTCACGACGTCGCCGCTCACGAGCGCGTCGTTCCAGTGCACGAGGTCGCGCGGCGTGCTGCACAGCGCACCCGCAGCGCCGGGCGGATTCATGCTGAGCGGCGGCGCGTTGACCAGCACGCCGACATCCACCGCGTAACCTTCCGCGCGGTGCGGGATGATCTCGGTGTGCCGGCAGTAGCTCGTCTGCTCCAGGCCGAGCGGCTGCCACTGCGTGCGGGTGAGGTGATCCTCGTACGACTCGTCCGTCACCGCCTCGATGACCATGCCGAGCAGGTAGTAACCGGAGTTGTTGTATGACCACCCTGCACCGGGCACGAACTCGAGCGGGTCGTCCTCGAA
The Longimicrobiales bacterium DNA segment above includes these coding regions:
- a CDS encoding cupin domain-containing protein encodes the protein MHRIHQSDLPLRGSSHNFVGADNGNVAMSAFLFHGELGSGPGPHRHPYDEIQFIQQGRGAWVVEGVEFEAGAGDILVIKAGEVHSFRCIEAPLVQLDVHLSPKFIQENL
- a CDS encoding serine hydrolase domain-containing protein, coding for MRRPLLLPLFVLVAAPVAAQRPDDARIVAAVDSIVDAALREDLTPGMGIAVVRGGDTLVMKGYGLADVEHDVPVTDETVFRIGSLTKQFTSAAVMKLVEEGRIQLDATIDEYLPEYDGPGRDVTIHQLLNHTSGIPSYTGLGEEFWEKSRLDLTHEQMLEMFEDDPLEFVPGAGWSYNNSGYYLLGMVIEAVTDESYEDHLTRTQWQPLGLEQTSYCRHTEIIPHRAEGYAVDVGVLVNAPPLSMNPPGAAGALCSTPRDLVHWNDALVSGDVVSAESYRRMTTATRLSNDSTVEYGYGLAPGELEGHRMVGHSGGINGFSAYLSYYPDEDLTIAVLANGPTSTGRVQSDIARAVLGLPAREPPRVEEQPLPAEQRAQYVGSYDLAPALPLQVTIYEQGERLMAQATGQGTMPLYYQGGHRFAGPPGSGIELEFAVTDGVATGFTLHQGGGEFAARRMP